The genomic interval CTACAAAGGGATGAATGTTATAGAGAAGTCTGTTAAAGGTCGCGTTGTAACGTGCATCGTTAAAGATAATCTCGATAACGTTGAAGAATATATAACAAAGGCAGATCCGCTGCTCTATGATATTCTGCCACTCACTTTAGAAGAAATATTCACTTATGAACTAGGAGGTTACGGTTATGCAATCGAAAATGTCATTGTGGAATAATGCTTTGTTTAAAAATTTATCACGTAATATTATGTTTTTAACCGTAATTAATATGATTTGTACGTTTATCCTTATACCATTCTCATATTTTATGATGGATGTTGAAGGGACGAATAATATTAGTAAGTACATTATCGGGTCAGCAAGCACGTCTAGCTTATACTTTTTCGGAACGATGATGTATGCAATTTTATGTGGTTTGTTTATCACATATTTCTTTAAATCAAAGCATGCTTCTGATTTTATTCATAGTTTACCAATAAAGCGTCAGGAGATATTATCTACAATTTATGGTACATACTTTATTCACGCATTACTGAATTTAGTTATTAACGGGGTCATTACGCTTATATTCGGTATAAAGTTTACAGGTATTAATATTGAAAAGATGCTCATCTGGATAGCTTTAAGCCTATTATTGCATTTATTTATATTCAGTTTAACGATATTGCTCGGATTACTCATTAACAATTATTTAAGTCATATTATTAGTGTTATCGCTATATTAATTTCCCCGGTAATAATGGGTACGCTTATATACACGACACATATGAGAATGTTCAAAGGTTTGAGCAGTTATCCTGAGCAGTTTCTGAATGAAATTACGATTCCGGTTAAATTTATGGATTTTGTAGTGAAGGATGACTATAACTTTACATACTTATGTATCATATTCTTGATTTCAGTAGTAATGATAGCCGCATCATATGTCATATATAATAAGCGAAGAAATGAGCGCATCAATGAAGCGTATGCGAACAATACGATTCATCTAGTCATTTACTTTATCACGATATTAATTGTGACACTTCTTGGTGGGTTAATATTCAGCACGCTATTTAATGAAATGCTCATTATTGCGATAATCATATACTTCATTTCGTTTACGATCAGTTATATGTTAATGGAGATGTCTGCACAAAAATCTGTGCGTATTACATTTAATAAAAAGTTATATTTAGCATCACTGTTAGTAGTGGGGGTTGCTTTATTGTCCGTGTACGCAGCTGGTCTATACCGTGAGCAATATATTCCGGATGAAAGAAAGGTTAAAAATGTTGCTGCTACATTTGAAGGTGAAACAGGTCAATATGCGATGACAAGTTTACTTAATGATACGAAAGTAAGTGATCCAGTATTCATTAACAATGTTATTAGGTCACATAGCAAACTTGTTGCGGCACAAAAAGCACAATATAATAATGATTATGAAGTGTATAATGTTCATTTAAAATATACTTTGAACGATGGTCGTGTCATTGATAGAAATTATGATGTATATAAAAAAGACTATGAGCACTACATAAAATCAATGAACACTGAAGAAAATAAATCAATCTTAACGAAAGCACTGGATTTAAGTAATCGCGTAAATGATACGATTTCTATACAACATGAAATTAGCGAAGATTCATATACAGGTGAAGGACTTAATAAGAAACAGAAGGAACGTTTAGTAAAAGTGCTTGAAGCGTCTATTAATAATAAAGCTTTCAGTAGCAAATTAGAAGCAGGACGTAGTAAATATGCTGTTACATTCGAATATGAAAATTACAATGGCACTGTATATGAAGCCGGCAGTTATGATGTTCCTATTTCGCTTTATGATAAGGAAGTTATCGCGTTCTTGAAACAGGAGAACTTCATAGATAAATATAGTGACTTGTTACCAGAAGGTAAAGTATATGAATTACCAAAATCAACAGATTTATCTTTCGCCTCGAGTGTAGATTCTATTAAAGACATTAAAGGTGCAAAAAAGGTAGAACGCAAATCATTTAAAGCTATCGTTGATGAAAATAAAATCGATGAAGAAGGTAATCATTTATACTTAATCGATAATGCTGAAAGAACATTTATATTTGTAAAATAAGCAGGGATTTCCCCTGCTTTTTGTTATACTTTTAATAGGAGGTGCATCATGCAGCAAAAACGTAATGCAGTTCAATCTAAAGGTAAATCGATGGCGAAGAAAAAAGCTGTGAATAAAAAAACGCAGCGTAAACGCAAAAGAAAAAAATCAAAACTTAAATTTAAACATATCTTTATAATCGGGTGTGTTATTTATGTTTGCAGTGCAGTGTATGGCGCGATGAAACCGCTCCCAGCAGGTATTAGTAAGGCTTATGAACCGAGTAAGACAAATGACGTGAAATTACTCATTGATAAAACGTACGAAAAAAATAAAAAAATGTACTATGAGCACGAAATATTCAATGAACAGTTAAAAACGATTAAAGCAGCAGATGATTTTATTATTCTTGATATGTTCTTATTCAATGATACATATGATGGTGATGTTAAGTTTCCGAAACTGACGACAGAACTTACGCATGCACTGATAAATAAAAAGAAAGAAAATCCAGACATTCAAATCTACATGTTGACAGATCCGATTAATTCATTTTATGGAAGTTACACACCAGCGCATTATAAAATGTTGCGTGATAATGGTATATCTGTTTATGAAACGAATCTTGTAAAACTTCGTGATTCAAATCCAATATACTCAGGGTTATGGCGACCGACTTTACGCTTTTTCGGAAATAACGAGAATGGTCTCATTCCGAATATATTCTCTAAAGAAGCACCGAATGTAACGGTACGAGGTTTCGCAAGATTACTTAATATGAAAGCGAATCATCGAAAAACATTAGTAACAGAAGATGCCGCAATCATATCAAGCAGCAATCCACACGACCCTAGCGGACATCATCAGAACGTTGCAGTAAAAGTAACAGGCCAATTACAGGAAGATTTGATTAAAAGTGAAATTCATGCACTGAACATGAGCGGTAGTAATTTATCAGCAAGTGATTTCGCGATAAAAAATCACGCATATAGCAATGACATGGATTATAAAACAACACTCGTAACAGAGGCTAAAGTGAAAGAAGCGGTACTGCGAAATATTAACAGCATGAAGTCCGGGGATAATATTAAGATGGGAATGTTTTATTTATCTGATCGTGATATCGTAAAATCACTATTAAATGCATCAGACCGTGGTGTAGAGGTTCGCATTATTTTAGATGTAAATAAAGAAGCATTCGGAAAGGAAAAGCCGGGTATACCAAACAAACCTGTTGCGCATGAACTCATCTCAAAGTCAGACGATCATATAAAAGTGAGATGGGCGGTGAGTCACGGAGAACAATTCCATGCGAAATATACACTTTTTAGAAGTTTATCGACTGGTGAGAGCACTGTAATACTTGGAAGTGCGAACTTAACACGTCGAAACGTTGGAGACTATAACATGGAAACAGACGTTGTGATTTCCGGTAAAAGCGACTTAAGCGTATTTAAACAACTAAACGATACATTTGATGCAATGTGGGAAAACAAATATGCGCATGTAACAGATGATTATGACGTCCAGAAAGATCCATCGTTTATTAAAGACGTCTTATACCGTGTACAGGAGTTTACAGGGTTATCGAGTTTCTAAAAAAAACTAAATTTTTAAAAAAGTTTAAAAATAATATTGACTTATTTATGTATCACATGTAATATGTAAAACAACTTAATAATAATTTATCAAGAGAGACAGAGGGATATGGCCCGATGAAGTCTCAGCAGCGGACTCTACTACAGAGCACTGTGCTAAATCCATCAAGCATTAGCTTGGCAGATAAATGTTGAACGTATAACACTCATTTAGCTCAAGCTATGTGAGTGTTTTTTTATTTGAAGGAGGAGGAAAAATGGGCATAATCGAAATTCAGGATGTTACGAAAGTATATACTACGAAAAAAGGTGAAGTTCATGCACTGAATCATGTGGACTTAACGATTGAGAAAGGACAAGTATTTGGAATTGTTGGTTACTCAGGTGCAGGTAAATCAACTTTGCTGAGATTAATAAATCGTCTGGAAAAACCGACGACAGGGAATGTTATCGTAGAAGGTCAGGATATTACGACGATAAGAGAGAAAACATTGAGAAAAAGACGTCAGAATATCGGTATGATATTTCAGCAATTTAACTTATTTAAATCAAAAACGGTAGGAGACAATATTAGATATCCGCTTAAATTATCAAAGCGATATAACAAATCAGAAATCGAATCAAGAGTTGATGAGTTGTTAAACTTTGTTGGTTTAATTGATAAAAAAGATGATTATCCAAATCAACTCTCAGGAGGGCAGAAGCAGAGAATAGGGATAGCGAGAGCACTTGCAACAGAACCGGATATATTACTCTGTGATGAAGCAACGAGTGCGCTTGATCCTGAAACGACAGATGATATATTAAACTTACTGAAGAAAATAAATGAGAGACTCAATATTACAATTGTCATTATTACACATGAGATGGAAGTCGTTAAAAAGATTTGCGATGAAGTTGCTGTAATGGAACACGGCAAAGTCGTAGAACAGAATAAAGTATTTGAACTGTTCACTTCGCCAAAGCATCCTGTTACGAAACGATTTGTTCATAGCGTATTAAATGATGATATACCTAATGAAATTAAAACATCAGATCGTAAATTATACCGTTTTATTTTCAGTCATCAGCAAATCTTAAAGCCGGCACTCAGTCAGGTCGGTCGACAGTTTGGGGTTGATTTCAATATTTTGTATGGTGGTATAACCGAGTTAACTGATAGATTATTTGGGAATTTGTTAATCGAAGTGATAGGATCATCTTCTAATATTGATGCAGCGCTGAATCAATTACGTGAATTTAAAATTGATATAAAGGAGGTAGAAGGATTTGAAAACTGATATTACAACATTTTATCCAGTTATTATCGAGCAGACGATCAACACATTAATCATGGTGGTGATTACATTATTCTTTGCAGTACTGATTGGGCTTCCACTCGGAATATTACTTTATGCGACTGCAAAAGGTAATATACTGGAAAACAAGTTTGTGAATGGTATATTAAATGCACTGATTAATACGATCAGGCCCATTCCATTTATCATCTTCCTTGTCGCATTAATCCCGGTTACGAGATTTTTAGTTGGAACATCAATTGGAATATGGGCAGCGATTTTCCCGATGACACTCGCAGCTTCATTATCCATCGCACGTATTGTAGAAAACAATATTGTATCTGTAGATAAAGGTGTGATAGAAGCAGCAGAAGCAATGGGGTCAAGCAAGTTCGATATATTATTTAAAGTACTCATACCTGAAGCTGCGGGTGCTTTAATATTAGGTTTAACATTTACGACTGTATCACTAATTGAATTCTCGGCAGTAGCAGGACTCGTTGGAGCTGGCGGTATAGGTTACTTGGCATTTACATATGGTTATCAGAGATTTGATGTATTGATTATGTTTATTACAGTCGTCATACTAATCATACTCGTTCAGATTACACAATTTATCGGTAATAAATTTGCAAGCATATATACAAATAGACTATAAAAGGGAGCAATGAACATGAAAAAATTATTCGTATTATTATTAAGTTTAATCGTTGTACTGGCAGCATGTGGGAGTAA from Macrococcus armenti carries:
- a CDS encoding phospholipase D family protein is translated as MQQKRNAVQSKGKSMAKKKAVNKKTQRKRKRKKSKLKFKHIFIIGCVIYVCSAVYGAMKPLPAGISKAYEPSKTNDVKLLIDKTYEKNKKMYYEHEIFNEQLKTIKAADDFIILDMFLFNDTYDGDVKFPKLTTELTHALINKKKENPDIQIYMLTDPINSFYGSYTPAHYKMLRDNGISVYETNLVKLRDSNPIYSGLWRPTLRFFGNNENGLIPNIFSKEAPNVTVRGFARLLNMKANHRKTLVTEDAAIISSSNPHDPSGHHQNVAVKVTGQLQEDLIKSEIHALNMSGSNLSASDFAIKNHAYSNDMDYKTTLVTEAKVKEAVLRNINSMKSGDNIKMGMFYLSDRDIVKSLLNASDRGVEVRIILDVNKEAFGKEKPGIPNKPVAHELISKSDDHIKVRWAVSHGEQFHAKYTLFRSLSTGESTVILGSANLTRRNVGDYNMETDVVISGKSDLSVFKQLNDTFDAMWENKYAHVTDDYDVQKDPSFIKDVLYRVQEFTGLSSF
- a CDS encoding methionine ABC transporter ATP-binding protein codes for the protein MIEIQDVTKVYTTKKGEVHALNHVDLTIEKGQVFGIVGYSGAGKSTLLRLINRLEKPTTGNVIVEGQDITTIREKTLRKRRQNIGMIFQQFNLFKSKTVGDNIRYPLKLSKRYNKSEIESRVDELLNFVGLIDKKDDYPNQLSGGQKQRIGIARALATEPDILLCDEATSALDPETTDDILNLLKKINERLNITIVIITHEMEVVKKICDEVAVMEHGKVVEQNKVFELFTSPKHPVTKRFVHSVLNDDIPNEIKTSDRKLYRFIFSHQQILKPALSQVGRQFGVDFNILYGGITELTDRLFGNLLIEVIGSSSNIDAALNQLREFKIDIKEVEGFEN
- a CDS encoding methionine ABC transporter permease, with amino-acid sequence MKTDITTFYPVIIEQTINTLIMVVITLFFAVLIGLPLGILLYATAKGNILENKFVNGILNALINTIRPIPFIIFLVALIPVTRFLVGTSIGIWAAIFPMTLAASLSIARIVENNIVSVDKGVIEAAEAMGSSKFDILFKVLIPEAAGALILGLTFTTVSLIEFSAVAGLVGAGGIGYLAFTYGYQRFDVLIMFITVVILIILVQITQFIGNKFASIYTNRL
- a CDS encoding ABC transporter permease; translation: MQSKMSLWNNALFKNLSRNIMFLTVINMICTFILIPFSYFMMDVEGTNNISKYIIGSASTSSLYFFGTMMYAILCGLFITYFFKSKHASDFIHSLPIKRQEILSTIYGTYFIHALLNLVINGVITLIFGIKFTGINIEKMLIWIALSLLLHLFIFSLTILLGLLINNYLSHIISVIAILISPVIMGTLIYTTHMRMFKGLSSYPEQFLNEITIPVKFMDFVVKDDYNFTYLCIIFLISVVMIAASYVIYNKRRNERINEAYANNTIHLVIYFITILIVTLLGGLIFSTLFNEMLIIAIIIYFISFTISYMLMEMSAQKSVRITFNKKLYLASLLVVGVALLSVYAAGLYREQYIPDERKVKNVAATFEGETGQYAMTSLLNDTKVSDPVFINNVIRSHSKLVAAQKAQYNNDYEVYNVHLKYTLNDGRVIDRNYDVYKKDYEHYIKSMNTEENKSILTKALDLSNRVNDTISIQHEISEDSYTGEGLNKKQKERLVKVLEASINNKAFSSKLEAGRSKYAVTFEYENYNGTVYEAGSYDVPISLYDKEVIAFLKQENFIDKYSDLLPEGKVYELPKSTDLSFASSVDSIKDIKGAKKVERKSFKAIVDENKIDEEGNHLYLIDNAERTFIFVK